The following coding sequences lie in one Kamptonema formosum PCC 6407 genomic window:
- a CDS encoding CheR family methyltransferase, translating into MNSDDQSSAFEGLLNYLKRDRGLDFTGYKRPSLMRLMKKRMAKVGVESFHDYLDYVEVNPLELSQLFDTLLLNVTTFFRDTPAWESLSEEIIPRILSAKLGNEPIRIWSAGCASGEEAYTLAIVLAEALGLEAFRSQVKIYATDLDEAALIKGRLATYSARELQNVPDTFRDKYFEPTGINYTFATELRRSVIFGRHDLILNAPISRLDLLVCRNTLMYFNSDTQRRILARFHFALNDIGFLFVGKAEMLLTHANLFTPENLKYRIFSKLPNINLRHRLLVMSDSDTIEDNSLRAGIVRLRDEAFECQPIAQMIVDMHGNLTKANRLARMLFEIKIEDVGRPLQDLEVSYRPADLRSPLQQAYTERTPVKISSVELAKTNQPAQYFDIEVTPLLDINRDTFGACIDFIEVTRYKQLQRELERYTQELETASEELQSTNEELETTNEELQSTNEELETTNEELQSTNEELETMNEEIQSSNEELQATNDELRQRTEELNRVNTFMHSSLSSLRVAMVVLTNKLSVQIWNEIAEEMWGLRIEEVQGRFFFDLDIGLPMEQLRQPIRACQSGTNKSQEIIVEAVNRRGRTIHCRIICTPIIPAKEPQVIILLIEEKPPC; encoded by the coding sequence ATGAACAGTGACGACCAAAGTTCAGCCTTTGAAGGTTTGCTGAACTATCTCAAACGCGATCGCGGGTTGGACTTCACCGGCTACAAACGCCCCAGCCTGATGCGACTGATGAAAAAGCGCATGGCGAAAGTAGGAGTCGAGTCATTTCACGACTACCTCGACTACGTAGAAGTCAACCCCCTAGAACTCAGCCAGCTATTCGACACACTACTACTCAACGTCACCACCTTCTTTCGAGATACTCCAGCTTGGGAGAGCCTCTCCGAAGAAATTATCCCTCGCATTCTCAGCGCCAAATTAGGGAACGAACCAATCCGAATTTGGAGCGCTGGATGCGCCTCCGGGGAAGAAGCTTATACCTTAGCGATCGTCTTGGCCGAAGCTTTAGGCTTAGAAGCATTCCGATCGCAAGTAAAAATCTACGCCACAGACTTAGACGAAGCAGCTTTAATCAAAGGCCGCCTTGCTACCTACTCAGCGAGGGAATTGCAAAATGTTCCCGACACCTTCCGCGACAAATACTTTGAACCAACCGGCATCAATTATACCTTCGCTACAGAACTCCGGCGTAGCGTGATTTTTGGTCGCCACGACTTAATTTTGAACGCACCGATTTCGCGCTTAGACTTGCTAGTGTGCCGCAACACCTTAATGTATTTCAACTCGGATACTCAGCGGCGCATCCTCGCCCGATTTCACTTCGCCCTCAATGATATAGGCTTTCTATTTGTAGGCAAAGCAGAAATGCTTTTAACTCATGCCAACCTCTTCACCCCAGAAAATCTCAAGTATCGGATTTTCAGCAAATTGCCTAATATCAACCTACGGCATCGTTTGCTAGTTATGTCCGACTCGGACACGATCGAGGATAACAGTCTGCGGGCAGGGATCGTTCGCTTGCGCGACGAAGCCTTTGAATGCCAGCCGATCGCTCAGATGATAGTAGATATGCACGGGAATCTAACAAAGGCAAATCGGCTGGCGCGGATGCTGTTTGAGATCAAAATAGAGGACGTGGGGCGGCCTTTGCAGGATTTAGAAGTTTCTTATCGACCCGCCGACTTGCGATCTCCCCTGCAACAAGCTTATACCGAACGCACACCCGTCAAAATTAGCAGTGTCGAACTCGCCAAGACCAACCAGCCGGCCCAGTATTTTGACATTGAAGTAACTCCCCTATTGGATATCAATAGAGATACCTTTGGTGCGTGCATCGACTTTATAGAAGTGACGCGCTACAAGCAGTTGCAGCGGGAATTAGAACGCTATACCCAAGAGTTAGAAACTGCCTCCGAAGAATTGCAGAGTACCAATGAAGAACTGGAAACTACTAACGAAGAATTGCAGAGTACCAATGAAGAACTGGAAACTACTAACGAAGAATTGCAGAGTACCAACGAAGAACTGGAGACTATGAACGAAGAGATCCAGTCTTCTAATGAAGAACTGCAAGCAACTAACGACGAACTACGACAGCGGACGGAGGAACTAAACCGAGTCAACACCTTCATGCACTCCAGCCTAAGTAGCTTGCGGGTAGCGATGGTGGTTTTAACCAACAAACTGAGCGTGCAGATTTGGAACGAGATCGCAGAGGAAATGTGGGGTCTGCGGATAGAGGAAGTTCAAGGACGTTTCTTTTTTGACTTGGATATAGGTTTACCAATGGAGCAGTTGCGGCAACCAATTCGGGCCTGTCAGAGTGGAACCAATAAAAGCCAAGAAATAATTGTGGAGGCTGTCAACCGCCGGGGTCGAACCATACACTGCCGCATTATTTGCACACCTATAATTCCGGCGAAGGAGCCGCAAGTAATTATTTTGTTAATTGAAGAAAAGCCCCCTTGTTAA
- a CDS encoding Uma2 family endonuclease yields MSQSISDRVRWTSADLELLPDNGNRYEIIDGELFMTRAPHWGHQQVCGRVFSVIDIWSHSTGLGQTAINPGIIFTDADNVIPDVVWASNQRLAILLDEAGHLTAAPELIVEVLSPGADNERRDRELKLRLYSTRGVQEYWIVNWQLQQIEVYRREQASLRLIATLFAEDELTSPLLPGFTCRIAQLFG; encoded by the coding sequence ATGAGTCAATCTATATCAGATCGAGTACGTTGGACTAGCGCCGATCTGGAACTCTTGCCAGATAACGGCAATCGCTATGAAATTATTGATGGGGAGTTATTTATGACAAGAGCACCACATTGGGGTCATCAACAAGTTTGTGGTAGAGTTTTCTCTGTCATTGATATTTGGTCACATTCTACTGGTTTAGGGCAAACTGCAATCAATCCTGGTATTATTTTTACTGATGCCGATAACGTAATCCCTGATGTAGTTTGGGCGAGTAATCAACGTTTAGCTATCTTGCTAGATGAAGCTGGACATTTAACTGCTGCACCTGAGTTAATTGTAGAGGTATTGTCACCTGGTGCGGATAATGAAAGACGCGATCGAGAGTTGAAACTCAGACTCTATTCAACGCGAGGAGTACAAGAATATTGGATTGTGAATTGGCAGTTACAACAAATAGAAGTTTATCGACGGGAACAAGCAAGTTTAAGGTTAATTGCTACTCTGTTTGCTGAGGATGAACTTACTTCGCCTTTGCTACCTGGTTTTACTTGCCGGATCGCTCAACTTTTTGGGTAA
- a CDS encoding DUF4126 domain-containing protein, producing the protein MIELLAALSASAAGGMRIALPLLLIGLLRSDNLWSQVPLLSAIHPQVVVGVLVSWSLFELFASKNLLGQRILQIFQLFLSPIVGAIMGVAIAQVMLIDDNPADSWLIWIIAVVGGLLALVLQLVQAGWFYRLRGLPIWVIFAQDTLCISLVLFAFDAPRQGGLIALMLLWFAIRSSKEWYRWYKSQGKPGARGNPRRHKRNPD; encoded by the coding sequence ATGATTGAACTCCTAGCCGCCCTCTCTGCGTCTGCGGCAGGGGGTATGAGAATAGCCCTACCCCTCCTTTTAATTGGTCTGTTGCGAAGCGACAATCTGTGGTCGCAAGTACCCTTATTGTCTGCCATCCACCCCCAAGTGGTGGTAGGAGTTTTAGTAAGTTGGTCGCTCTTTGAGCTATTTGCTTCCAAAAATCTTTTAGGTCAGCGCATTCTACAAATTTTTCAGCTCTTTTTGAGCCCTATTGTGGGAGCAATTATGGGAGTGGCGATCGCACAGGTGATGCTAATAGACGATAATCCTGCTGATAGTTGGCTAATTTGGATAATTGCTGTAGTTGGCGGTTTGTTGGCACTGGTGTTACAACTGGTTCAAGCCGGCTGGTTCTATCGGTTGCGGGGTTTACCAATCTGGGTAATTTTTGCCCAAGATACTCTCTGTATCTCTTTAGTTCTGTTTGCCTTTGATGCACCAAGACAAGGTGGATTAATTGCCTTAATGCTCCTCTGGTTTGCCATCCGCAGTTCTAAAGAGTGGTATCGTTGGTATAAATCCCAGGGAAAACCAGGTGCAAGAGGGAACCCCCGCCGGCATAAAAGAAATCCCGATTAA
- a CDS encoding chemotaxis protein CheB — protein MSSEPEDKKQCIAGRSNQDEGILEAKNPSSCRFEIVAIASSAGGIEALSTILGQLPADFPTAIVVVQHIPAHRQSLIAQILNRRTALLVKEAEEGETLNPGTVYIAAPNFHLRVELDKTIGFSQSEKIHFLRPAAEILFSTVAEVYRERAIAVVLTGGDSDGAAAVKVLNQAGSKVIAQDRATSAVFGMPAAAIETGCVDWVLPLTQISTALKNLVATGNIGRLIL, from the coding sequence TTGAGTAGCGAACCCGAAGATAAAAAACAGTGTATAGCAGGTCGCTCAAACCAAGACGAAGGAATTTTAGAGGCGAAAAATCCCTCTAGCTGTAGGTTTGAGATCGTAGCAATTGCTTCCTCAGCGGGAGGCATAGAAGCCTTGAGCACGATCCTGGGTCAACTACCGGCGGACTTTCCCACAGCGATCGTAGTTGTGCAGCACATTCCTGCCCACCGCCAGAGCTTAATAGCCCAAATCCTCAACCGCCGCACAGCTTTACTCGTCAAAGAAGCTGAAGAGGGAGAAACGTTGAATCCTGGCACAGTTTACATAGCTGCGCCCAATTTTCACCTGCGAGTCGAACTAGATAAAACTATCGGTTTTAGCCAATCAGAAAAAATACATTTTCTCCGTCCCGCAGCCGAGATATTATTTTCTACGGTGGCAGAAGTATATAGAGAGAGAGCGATCGCAGTTGTGTTGACAGGAGGCGACAGCGATGGTGCAGCAGCAGTAAAAGTCCTCAACCAAGCTGGCAGCAAAGTAATAGCCCAAGATCGAGCGACATCGGCAGTCTTCGGAATGCCAGCCGCAGCCATTGAGACTGGTTGCGTCGATTGGGTGCTCCCACTAACTCAAATTTCCACAGCTTTAAAAAACTTAGTAGCCACAGGGAATATAGGCAGATTGATTTTATGA
- a CDS encoding PAS domain-containing protein: METGIFEKYLETSRQRLELMMQRADKLPKPVGDLWRQSEEFPAQQEQLLLESLEELSIALEELQVASEELRQVNEELLASRQEIEIERRRYKELFDLAPEGYLVSNLQGAIVEANLAAGVMLKVKSDRLAGKPLSLFVAESERRNFRTQLNLLVQKGGSTKNWLLTLQPRKGEQFQAVVTVTPIKNAGGELEGLRWGLFRLPIECSGEPSEAVVEELEEINSKFASFGSEEYSAVALEIAREEKQQRRARLFRISFEKAGVGMALLDRGGYAIESNEVMQGILGYSRQELRQISLMKLTHPSDRQFDREFFEELISGKRDFYRVEKRLLTKDRKIKQIALTIFLIRDGNFTPLLMGAVIHEIPEDRRLNCNSELEFESRVSRFYNLSRNSL; this comes from the coding sequence ATGGAAACAGGGATTTTTGAGAAATATCTAGAAACTTCCAGACAACGGCTGGAGTTAATGATGCAACGGGCTGACAAATTGCCGAAACCGGTTGGGGATTTGTGGCGGCAATCTGAGGAGTTTCCAGCTCAGCAAGAACAACTTTTGCTGGAGAGTTTGGAAGAACTTTCCATTGCTCTAGAAGAGTTGCAGGTGGCTTCGGAGGAACTGCGGCAAGTCAATGAGGAGTTACTTGCTAGTCGGCAGGAAATAGAAATTGAGCGGCGGCGCTATAAGGAGCTATTCGATTTGGCCCCGGAGGGTTATTTGGTGAGTAACTTACAAGGGGCGATCGTGGAAGCAAATTTGGCGGCGGGGGTAATGCTCAAGGTAAAGAGCGATCGCTTGGCGGGCAAACCTTTGAGTCTGTTTGTGGCAGAGTCGGAACGCCGCAACTTCCGCACGCAGCTAAACTTATTGGTGCAAAAAGGTGGGAGTACGAAAAATTGGCTGCTTACTCTTCAACCCCGCAAAGGGGAGCAGTTCCAAGCGGTTGTGACAGTAACACCTATAAAGAATGCAGGGGGGGAGTTAGAGGGGCTGCGGTGGGGACTATTTCGATTGCCAATAGAGTGTTCGGGAGAGCCATCTGAGGCGGTTGTGGAGGAATTAGAGGAAATAAATAGCAAATTTGCTAGTTTTGGGAGCGAAGAGTACTCAGCAGTGGCTTTAGAGATTGCTAGAGAGGAAAAACAGCAGCGACGCGCTCGTTTATTTCGGATTTCCTTTGAAAAAGCTGGAGTTGGGATGGCGCTTTTGGATAGAGGCGGATATGCGATCGAGAGTAATGAAGTGATGCAAGGGATTTTAGGTTACAGCCGACAAGAGTTGCGGCAGATAAGTTTAATGAAGTTGACTCATCCAAGCGATCGTCAATTTGACCGCGAATTTTTTGAAGAATTGATTTCTGGTAAACGCGATTTCTATCGAGTGGAGAAGCGCTTGTTGACTAAAGATCGGAAAATAAAGCAGATAGCCCTGACGATTTTCTTAATCCGAGATGGAAATTTCACACCATTATTAATGGGTGCTGTTATTCACGAAATACCTGAAGATAGGAGGCTTAATTGTAATTCGGAACTTGAGTTTGAATCTAGGGTGAGCAGGTTTTATAATTTGTCCAGAAATAGCTTGTGA
- the hpf gene encoding ribosome hibernation-promoting factor, HPF/YfiA family: MKLVIQGKNIEITDAIREYVNQKIDKAVNHFQTLTTEVDVHLSVARNPRINTKQTAEVTIYANGSVIRAEESSESLYASIDLVADKIARQLRKFKEKRQDKTHTNPKVGDVVAEEPVVSDLIGDRTPELPSEVLRSKYFAMPPMTMQEALEQLQVIDHDFYMFRNAETGEINVIYERKHHGGYGVIQPRNGNGNSNNGKVAHNNVPAEKSKAPKA, encoded by the coding sequence ATGAAGCTTGTTATCCAGGGTAAAAATATTGAAATTACCGATGCGATTCGCGAATACGTCAATCAAAAAATTGACAAAGCCGTGAACCACTTTCAGACATTGACTACGGAGGTGGACGTACACCTAAGCGTAGCTCGCAACCCGCGAATCAATACTAAGCAGACTGCCGAAGTCACAATCTACGCCAACGGTAGCGTGATCCGGGCAGAAGAAAGCAGCGAAAGCCTCTATGCCAGCATAGACCTAGTAGCAGATAAAATTGCTCGTCAACTGCGGAAATTTAAAGAAAAACGTCAAGACAAAACCCATACTAATCCTAAAGTGGGCGATGTCGTAGCAGAGGAGCCGGTTGTCTCCGATCTGATTGGCGATCGCACACCAGAACTTCCCAGCGAAGTATTGCGAAGCAAGTATTTTGCCATGCCGCCGATGACCATGCAAGAAGCACTAGAACAGTTACAAGTCATCGATCACGACTTTTATATGTTCCGCAATGCCGAAACTGGTGAAATTAACGTGATCTACGAACGCAAACATCACGGCGGTTACGGCGTGATCCAACCCCGCAACGGTAACGGTAACAGCAATAATGGCAAAGTTGCTCACAACAACGTTCCAGCCGAAAAGTCAAAAGCTCCAAAGGCTTAA
- the thrB gene encoding homoserine kinase: MSIISTVTVTVPATTANLGPGFDCIGAALTLYNHFNFSLLQEAETLRITATGTEAAKVKTDDSNLAYQAFVKLYEYLGQSPPSVAIEISLGVPLARGLGSSATAIAGGLVGANYLAGEPLTPVEVMQLAIAIEGHPDNVVPALFGGCRLAATKGEPPQPPLSKGGLNAEVIESPLSKGGLNSESPLSKGGLNSEPPLSKGGLNSEPPLSKGELNSEPPLSKGGLNSEPPLSKGGLNSEPPLSKGGQGGCNWEICDIPWHSDIVPIVAIPDFELSTAEARKVLPTEYSKADAIFNAAHLGLLVRGLATGNADWLRSAMQDKIHQPYRQSLIKGYSAVREAAIAAGAYEMVISGAGPTLLALATREVATAVAAAMADAWQQEGAIAQVRSLSLDTQGATISV; this comes from the coding sequence ATGTCTATTATTTCCACTGTCACTGTTACTGTTCCCGCTACTACTGCCAATTTAGGGCCTGGTTTTGACTGCATCGGGGCCGCTTTGACTCTGTACAATCATTTCAACTTTTCCCTATTACAAGAAGCGGAAACGCTCAGAATTACCGCCACAGGTACAGAAGCTGCAAAAGTCAAAACTGATGATAGCAATCTTGCTTATCAAGCTTTTGTGAAATTATACGAATATCTCGGTCAGTCACCCCCTTCAGTGGCAATTGAGATTAGTTTGGGAGTACCCCTGGCGAGGGGTTTGGGAAGTTCGGCAACGGCGATCGCAGGTGGGTTAGTCGGGGCAAATTATTTAGCTGGGGAACCTCTGACTCCCGTAGAAGTGATGCAGTTAGCGATCGCGATCGAAGGCCATCCCGATAATGTTGTCCCCGCTTTGTTCGGCGGGTGTCGCCTTGCTGCTACTAAAGGAGAACCCCCCCAACCCCCCCTTAGTAAGGGGGGGCTAAATGCCGAAGTTATAGAATCTCCCCTTAGCAAGGGAGGGCTAAATTCAGAATCTCCCCTTAGTAAGGGAGGGCTAAATTCAGAACCCCCTCTTAGTAAGGGAGGGCTAAATTCAGAACCCCCCCTTAGTAAGGGAGAGCTAAATTCAGAACCCCCTCTTAGTAAGGGAGGGCTAAATTCAGAACCCCCTCTTAGTAAGGGGGGGCTAAATTCAGAACCCCCCCTTAGCAAGGGGGGGCAGGGGGGGTGCAATTGGGAAATTTGCGATATCCCTTGGCATTCAGATATTGTTCCAATAGTTGCTATTCCTGATTTTGAACTATCTACCGCTGAAGCTCGCAAGGTTTTGCCCACAGAGTATAGCAAAGCCGATGCGATCTTTAATGCTGCCCATCTGGGTTTGTTAGTGCGGGGGTTAGCGACTGGGAATGCAGACTGGTTGCGATCGGCAATGCAAGATAAAATTCATCAGCCTTACCGTCAATCTTTAATTAAAGGATATTCGGCAGTCCGGGAAGCGGCGATCGCAGCAGGCGCTTACGAAATGGTCATCAGCGGCGCAGGGCCCACGCTTTTAGCTTTAGCGACTAGGGAGGTGGCGACAGCAGTAGCAGCAGCAATGGCAGATGCTTGGCAACAAGAGGGAGCGATCGCACAAGTGCGATCGCTTTCCCTCGATACTCAAGGAGCAACCATTTCTGTCTAA
- a CDS encoding HEAT repeat domain-containing protein — MDELSCETLLSYCDSDDYALQVKALIELPRTDFYEAVPKIIRLLKSPESGIRSCAAEALGYMGIEDLETVGPELMILLEDPEEMVRCEAVEALGSLGYTPAFEAIKSLLISDYWWLVRASAAEALGYLGEPEALETLELSLSNTNEYDPVRCYAANSIGLLATPQILPKLEDYLNSELPLSIKADLMGAIYHLGRKEYLNLLLGLLKDADELLAIGIFNILKDLKERKHDSTLAEDAPDIGEILSAIAQRFPILQYNVKQLMAH; from the coding sequence ATGGATGAGTTAAGCTGTGAAACGCTGCTAAGTTATTGTGATTCTGATGATTATGCACTGCAAGTAAAAGCACTCATAGAGCTTCCTCGTACTGATTTTTATGAGGCTGTCCCCAAAATAATAAGATTGCTTAAGTCGCCTGAGTCAGGTATTCGCTCGTGTGCGGCTGAGGCTTTAGGGTATATGGGAATAGAAGATTTAGAAACTGTTGGCCCTGAACTAATGATTTTACTTGAAGATCCAGAAGAAATGGTTAGGTGTGAAGCAGTCGAAGCTCTTGGATCGCTTGGTTATACTCCTGCATTTGAAGCTATAAAATCTTTGCTAATAAGTGACTATTGGTGGTTAGTTCGTGCATCAGCAGCAGAAGCCCTTGGGTATTTAGGAGAACCTGAAGCTTTAGAAACTCTAGAGCTTTCACTCTCTAATACTAATGAATACGACCCAGTACGATGTTATGCTGCTAATTCTATTGGTCTTTTAGCCACGCCGCAGATATTACCCAAACTAGAAGACTATCTCAATTCAGAGCTTCCTCTCAGCATAAAAGCTGACTTAATGGGAGCAATTTACCACCTTGGTAGGAAAGAATATCTCAATTTGTTGTTGGGTTTATTGAAGGATGCTGATGAACTGCTAGCAATCGGCATCTTCAATATTTTAAAGGATTTGAAAGAGCGAAAGCATGACTCAACACTTGCTGAGGATGCACCCGATATAGGCGAAATATTGAGCGCGATCGCGCAACGCTTTCCCATATTGCAATATAATGTTAAACAACTTATGGCACACTAA
- a CDS encoding peroxiredoxin gives MPVKVGETAPDFTLPSQTGSPVSLKDFRGKKSVVVYFYPKDDTPGCTAEACAFRDSYEVFSDAGAEVIGISEDSQQSHQQFAAKHNLPFTLLSDAGNKVRQLYGVPATLWVLPGRVTYVIDQEGVVQHIFDSMLNFKAHVEEALKTLQAIKS, from the coding sequence ATGCCAGTAAAAGTTGGAGAAACTGCACCGGATTTTACCTTGCCTTCTCAAACAGGCTCACCAGTCAGCCTCAAGGACTTTCGGGGCAAAAAATCAGTTGTTGTATATTTTTATCCCAAGGATGACACCCCTGGATGCACGGCTGAAGCCTGTGCTTTTCGAGATAGCTATGAAGTTTTCTCGGATGCGGGTGCAGAAGTCATTGGCATCAGTGAAGACTCACAGCAATCTCATCAGCAGTTTGCAGCTAAGCATAACTTGCCTTTTACGTTATTAAGCGATGCGGGAAACAAAGTTCGGCAACTTTATGGTGTTCCCGCCACTCTTTGGGTACTCCCTGGTCGAGTTACTTATGTAATTGACCAGGAGGGAGTTGTACAGCACATCTTTGATTCGATGCTCAATTTCAAAGCTCACGTCGAAGAAGCTCTTAAAACTCTGCAAGCGATCAAAAGTTAG
- the lipB gene encoding lipoyl(octanoyl) transferase LipB translates to MFPTTLSESVFASVPCWLINQGEVPYAMALEVQRRLVQERRDRPDLLDVLILLEHPPVYTLGQGATLEFVKFDPMVTNWEVHRVERGGEVTYHCPGQLVGYPILNLRRYQQDLHWYLRQLEEVLIRALGVWGLQGDRIPGLTGVWVEGRKVAAIGIKVSRWITMHGFALNVCPDLQGFKEIVPCGISDYPVGSLAEFVPGIDLDRMRPVVAASFAEVFGVELIASAWPEC, encoded by the coding sequence ATGTTTCCTACTACTCTGTCTGAATCAGTTTTTGCTTCTGTACCCTGCTGGCTAATTAATCAGGGAGAAGTGCCTTATGCTATGGCTTTGGAGGTTCAGCGGCGGTTGGTGCAAGAACGTCGCGATCGCCCGGATTTATTAGATGTGTTAATTTTGCTGGAACATCCGCCGGTCTATACTTTGGGACAGGGTGCGACGCTGGAGTTTGTTAAGTTTGACCCGATGGTTACTAATTGGGAAGTACACCGAGTGGAACGGGGGGGCGAAGTGACTTATCATTGTCCGGGACAGTTGGTGGGCTATCCGATTCTGAATTTGCGGCGCTATCAACAAGATTTACACTGGTATTTGCGACAGTTGGAAGAGGTGCTGATTCGGGCGCTGGGGGTCTGGGGTTTGCAGGGCGATCGCATTCCTGGTTTGACTGGTGTCTGGGTGGAGGGGCGCAAAGTGGCCGCGATCGGTATTAAAGTTAGTCGTTGGATTACGATGCACGGCTTTGCTTTAAATGTTTGTCCCGATCTCCAAGGTTTTAAGGAAATTGTACCTTGTGGTATTTCAGATTATCCTGTGGGTAGCTTAGCTGAGTTTGTCCCTGGCATTGACCTGGATCGAATGCGGCCAGTGGTTGCGGCTAGTTTTGCTGAAGTGTTTGGCGTAGAGTTGATTGCATCAGCTTGGCCAGAATGTTGA
- a CDS encoding tetratricopeptide repeat protein, whose amino-acid sequence MSDLPSLRDRNLALIDRIVDITLKGQIRSKEQVYQILIQEISPGSGEIFERCLAERLGTIENQLKTDKDEFKQAKATRSLRALKTIQGEWERWQKENRVDRAIASSVQQIITAEPNNRLLTLLQIIDPNREHPLTLEQLQQLAKALQQQMLQIANPDTEQDVQQIIVGITKGLASWQRLEPDLVSWIYQQRQLGFAGTAEQNGPWALWAKKVNSSFPQALFNTISFNHSIAEFAAKQGNIEPSYLIELAVILQCLQRGLVAWFDKLIYDSKVGAKLSISTFLTFAAIWCQLANGFNNSTRSGEILANSCFQLTLQVLRAFSQRDYFPLYGGVFASFSGEYLRNTLEYLDEPLRRVEGTQAKARILTLIGASMRAMGQYDRSINFHQQALEIARKEGDKPCEIANLNHLSRTHVAQKNYEEAIDFSQRALILSRQSGDKLGEVNALANLGYSEVFKARQLQEVEPEIYESAVNYLQRGLQLSEQLGDRQSQALCYSSLGIAYTILEQPQEAIKYLANGWQSAQVSGDLYLQGLNLAYIAQAYYSTENLQKAVFTGCLSMYLLEQIGASEWRKPAGLLIILQGQLGDGFEAALKQERSQIIPIIGVDGYDYIPEILKKYQESMD is encoded by the coding sequence ATGTCAGATTTACCCTCACTGCGCGATCGCAATCTAGCCCTGATCGATCGGATCGTAGACATCACCCTTAAAGGTCAAATTCGCTCTAAAGAGCAAGTATATCAAATCCTGATCCAAGAAATCAGCCCCGGCAGCGGCGAAATCTTTGAACGCTGTCTCGCGGAACGCTTGGGCACTATTGAAAACCAACTCAAAACAGACAAAGACGAGTTCAAACAAGCTAAAGCAACTCGCAGTCTGAGAGCTCTCAAAACCATTCAAGGCGAATGGGAACGCTGGCAAAAAGAAAACCGCGTTGACCGTGCGATCGCATCTTCAGTGCAACAAATCATCACCGCCGAACCTAACAATCGCCTACTCACATTATTACAAATCATCGATCCCAACCGAGAACACCCCCTCACCCTCGAACAATTACAGCAATTAGCCAAAGCACTGCAACAACAAATGCTGCAAATTGCTAATCCTGACACAGAACAAGACGTACAACAAATCATCGTTGGCATCACTAAAGGTTTAGCATCATGGCAGCGATTAGAACCCGATCTCGTAAGCTGGATTTATCAACAACGGCAGTTAGGATTTGCCGGCACTGCTGAACAAAACGGCCCTTGGGCATTATGGGCAAAAAAGGTAAATAGTTCCTTCCCACAAGCACTATTTAACACAATTTCCTTTAATCATTCGATCGCCGAATTTGCGGCAAAACAAGGTAATATAGAACCAAGTTATTTAATTGAACTAGCCGTAATTTTACAATGTTTGCAACGGGGTTTAGTGGCTTGGTTTGACAAACTGATTTACGACTCCAAAGTAGGGGCAAAACTTTCAATTTCTACTTTTTTAACCTTTGCAGCCATCTGGTGTCAATTAGCCAATGGCTTCAATAATTCAACTCGCAGCGGTGAAATTTTAGCAAATAGCTGTTTCCAGCTAACGCTGCAAGTTCTGCGGGCATTTTCCCAACGCGACTATTTCCCGCTTTACGGCGGAGTTTTTGCCTCTTTTTCCGGCGAGTATTTGCGGAATACTTTAGAGTATTTAGATGAACCCCTACGGCGTGTGGAAGGAACCCAAGCTAAAGCTAGGATTCTTACACTTATCGGTGCTTCCATGCGAGCGATGGGACAATACGATCGGTCTATTAACTTCCATCAACAAGCATTAGAAATTGCCCGCAAAGAAGGTGATAAACCCTGTGAAATTGCCAACTTAAATCACCTTAGCCGCACTCATGTAGCTCAAAAAAATTATGAAGAAGCTATTGATTTCAGTCAGCGGGCGTTAATACTATCCCGTCAAAGCGGTGATAAATTAGGAGAAGTAAATGCTTTGGCTAATTTAGGTTATAGCGAAGTGTTTAAAGCTCGACAATTGCAAGAAGTAGAACCAGAGATTTATGAGAGTGCGGTTAACTATTTGCAGCGGGGTTTGCAGTTATCTGAACAATTAGGCGATCGCCAAAGTCAAGCTCTTTGTTATAGTAGTCTTGGCATTGCTTACACGATTTTAGAACAACCCCAAGAAGCTATTAAATATCTGGCGAACGGCTGGCAATCTGCCCAAGTTTCGGGAGATTTGTATTTGCAAGGTTTGAATTTGGCTTATATTGCTCAAGCTTATTATAGCACGGAAAATTTGCAGAAAGCTGTTTTTACTGGCTGTTTGAGTATGTATCTTTTAGAGCAAATTGGTGCTAGCGAGTGGCGTAAGCCGGCAGGTTTGTTAATAATTTTACAAGGTCAATTGGGAGATGGGTTTGAAGCAGCGTTGAAACAAGAGCGATCGCAAATTATTCCTATAATTGGTGTTGATGGCTATGATTACATCCCGGAAATTTTGAAAAAATATCAGGAATCAATGGATTAG